The following coding sequences lie in one Rutidosis leptorrhynchoides isolate AG116_Rl617_1_P2 chromosome 4, CSIRO_AGI_Rlap_v1, whole genome shotgun sequence genomic window:
- the LOC139842054 gene encoding uncharacterized protein: protein MEQQNKKHLSSIANTLLQRCAMRLDLSVNELIEEFEIGWKPELGGYSRKLVEYCSSKVLNEMCRNNVEDLIKEGVFSRFTFDMMLAWEMPSYVDEESHTEYVAKEKEDKEIPTTAKSTKEQDDDVSLFYSDIMPLLVDNEASVGDDAFVWLGSLVPLVADFANGRFTFDSLTISTGNRLHFPAYDRYLKEIDACIKHLNNQATPTNIVMADDEFILHVEGTASSQRVVRHIEGQSWPGRLTLTNYAVYFEASGIVSYEDAIKLDLSKDIEQSVEPAATGPLGAPLFDKAIIYKSSELEEDVQIEFPEMSSSTRRDHWLALVKEIMLLHKFLTKYKVESPLQVWEMHSRTILGSIRLHAAREMLRISPPNPKSFLIFALFDELPTGSNVLQELAVSLKTIDTTHPCSASSILRNMNVSQVCSGRVESGVGDVRNEIAKNRPENLPSLETAVEQVREEAKEINMAKAKAGEIKDEGIGNSVLVLMELVKPLKSAWPWFQEMIQWERPASTLTVLSLTLLVVYKEWIGKALAVFLMWIVSKMIWARRHEVGKKTKFVVCTASDQSTRESIVSAQHGLNTVYSIMQLTNISILKIWSILLSNAPKHTDMTITAMTGCAIVLAVVPMKFMIMALVVILGFTTSKLGKMIKKKQSDMGNRKLKGWWDSIPVIPVEIVDKVEDIPKEKKTV from the exons ATGGAGCAGCAAAACAAGAAGCACCTTTCCAGTATTGCAAACACCCTTCTACAACGATGCGCTAT gagATTGGATTTAAGTGTGAACGAGTTAATTGAGGAATTCGAGATTGGATGGAAGCCAGAATTGGGAGGATATTCGAGAAAGTTAGTTGAATATTGTTCGTCGAAAGTATTAAACGAAATGTGTAGAAATAATGTTGAAGATTTGATAAAAGAAGGTGTTTTTAGTCGCTTTACTTTCGATATGATGCTTGCTTGGGAGATGCCTAGTTATGTAGATGAGGAATCTCACACG GAGTATGTGGCCAAGGAGAAAGAAGATAAAGAGATACCAACAACTGCCAAATCGACTAAAGAGCAAGATGATGACGTTTCACTGTTCTATTCAGACATCATGCCATTGCTT GTAGATAACGAGGCAAGTGTCGGAGATGATGCATTTGTGTGGTTGGGATCGTTAGTTCCTTTAGTGGCCGATTTCGCGAACGGTAGATTCACTTTTGACTCACTGACTATATCTACAGGGAACCGTCTACATTTTCCTGCCTACGACAGATACCTTAAAGAAATCGATGC ATGCATAAAGCATCTGAACAACCAAGCGACACCAACGAATATCGTCATGGCAGATGATGAGTTCATTTTGCACGTTGAGGGAACTGCAAGCTCACAGAGAGTTGTACGCCATATCGAAGGACAAAGTTGGCCTg GTAGGCTCACGTTGACCAACTACGCTGTTTATTTTGAGGCCTCGGGTATTGTTTCTTATGAAGATGCAATTAAACTCGACTTATCGAAGGATATTGAGCAGTCAGTAGAACCGGCAGCCACGGGCCCGTTGGGTGCTCCTCTTTTTGACAAGGCTATAATCTACAAATCATCTGAATT GGAAGAGGATGTGCAAATCGAGTTCCCGGAGATGTCTAGTTCGACTAGACGAGACCATTGGCTTGCGCTCGTGAAAGAAATTATGTTACTACACAAGTTTCTAACAAAATACAAAGTTGAATCGCCTCTACAAGTATGGGAGATGCATTCGAGGACCATTTTAGGGAGCATAAGGCTCCATGCGGCACGGGAAATGCTTAGAATTTCGCCACCTAATCCCAAAAGCTTCCTTATATTTGCTTTGTTTGATGAGTTGCCTACGGGGAGCAATGTGCTACAAGAGCTTGCTGTGAGTCTGAAAACAATCGATACGACACACCCGTGCAGTGCGAGTTCTATTCTACGTAACATGAATGTCTCCCAAGTTTGTAGTGGGCGTGTAGAATCGGGAGTGGGTGACGTGCGTAACGAAATTGCAAAAAATAGACCTGAAAATTTACCGTCTTTAGAAACGGCGGTTGAACAGGTTAGAGAGGAAGCGAAAGAGATTAACATGGCGAAAGCTAAGGCGGGAGAGATAAAAGACGAAGGGATTGGAAATAGTGTTCTTGTGTTGATG GAGTTGGTGAAGCCATTAAAAAGTGCATGGCCATGGTTTCAAGAGATGATCCAGTGGGAAAGACCAGCATCCACCCTAACCGTGCTCAGCTTAACCCTACTCGTTGTTTATAA AGAATGGATCGGCAAGGCCTTAGCAGTATTTTTAATGTGGATAGTCTCAAAGATGATTTGGGCAAGACGACATGAAGTAGGGAAAAAGACCAAATTTGTTGTGTGTACCGCTTCTGATCAGTCGACAAGGGAGAGCATAGTGTCCGCACAACATGGACTCAATACAGTTTACAGCATCATGCAGTTGACCAACATTTCAATACTGAAAATATGGTCCATATTGTTGTCCAATGCCCCCAAG CACACAGACATGACAATTACGGCAATGACTGGATGCGCAATTGTACTAGCAGTTGTGCCAATGAAATTTATGATCATGGCACTAGTAGTAATATTGGGCTTTACAACGTCAAAGTTGGGGAAGATGATTAAGAAAAAACAGAGCGATATGGGAAATCGAAAGCTAAAAGGATGGTGGGATTCAATTCCAGTTATTCCCGTTGAAATCGTAGACAAAGTTGAAGATATTCCCAAGGAAAAGAAAACAGTGTAA
- the LOC139844219 gene encoding co-chaperone protein p23-2 translates to MRSHPEVLWAQRADKVYLTLALTNAKDIVVKCEPHGSFNFSAVGAKDETYEVNLELYGKIVPESCKTQLGLRNILCTVQKDEKGWWKRLLKSEEKPAPYIKVDWNRWCDEDDESANGSDDDDLKYPSDDDGSSDDGMLYLPDLEKVRGK, encoded by the exons atgag AAGCCATCCAGAGGTTCTTTGGGCGCAACGTGCGGATAAAGTTTACCTTACCTTAGCCTTAACAAATGCAAAAGATATTGTAGTTAAATGTGAACCCCATGGATCATTTAACTTTTCTGCTGTGGGGGCGAAAGATGAAACCTATGAAGTCAATTTGGAACTTTATGGAAAAATTGTACCTGAG AGCTGCAAAACTCAATTGGGTTTGAGGAATATACTGTGCACTGTTCAGAAAGATGAGAAAGGTTGGTGGAAACGTCTCCTGAAATCCGAAGAAAAGCCTGCTCCGTATATAAAGGTCGACTGGAACAGGTggtgtgatgaagatgatgaatcagCTAACG GTAGTGATGATGATGACTTAAAG TACCCTAGTGATGATGACGGGAGCAGTGACGATGGAATGCTAT ATCTTCCTGACCTGGAAAAGGTGAGAGGAAAATAG
- the LOC139844218 gene encoding FH protein interacting protein FIP2 produces MTMYSDSSSSIVRLNIGGKKFCTTVDTLTHREPHSMLAAMFSGRHTVCKDSEKGYVFVDRDGKHFRHILNWLRDGVVPDMTDLACSELLREAEYYQLLGLVDGITEVLNKKREAEEMDTELTRTDIIKCVQSDKVRLRGVNLSGLDLSKLDLSYVDFSYACLKNVFFSRANLHCAKFRDVDAECTIFHNATLRECEFTGANLRGALLAGANLQSANLQDACLIDCSFCGADLRSAHLQTADLTNANLEGANLEGANLKGAKLTNANLKGANLQRAYLRHVNLRDTHLEGAKLDGANLLGAIR; encoded by the exons ATGACGATGTACTCCGATTCATCTTCTTCAATTGTTCGTCTCAATATAG GTGGAAAGAAATTTTGTACAACTGTTGATACGTTAACTCATCGGGAACCGCATTCGATGCTTGCTGCGATGTTTAGTGGTCGTCATACTGTTTGTAAGGATTCTGAGAAG GGGTATGTATTTGTCGATAGGGATGGAAAACACTTTCGGCACATTTTAAATTGGTTAAGAGATGGTGTAGTTCCCGATATGACCGATTTAGCCTGTTCGGAGCTATTGCGGGAGGCGGAATACTATCAGCTTCTT GGATTGGTGGATGGGATAACTGAGGTCTTGAATAAGAAGAGGGAGGCTGAAGAAATGGATACTGAATTAACGCGCACTGATATTATTAAATGTGTACAGTCTGACAAAGTCAGGTTGAGAGGAGTTAATCTCTCTGGCCTTGATCTTTCAAAGCTG GACTTGTCCTACGTGGACTTCAGCTATGCATGCCTGAAAAACGTTTTCTTTTCACGTGCTAATCTTCATTGTGCTAAGTTTCGG GATGTGGATGCTGAATGCACCATCTTCCACAATGCGACATTGCGTGA ATGTGAGTTTACGGGGGCAAATCTTCGTGGAGCTTTGCTAGCTGGAGCTAATCTTCAGAGTGCAAACTTACAAG ATGCTTGTCTGATAGATTGTAGCTTCTGTGGTGCAGACCTGCGCTCTGCTCATTTACAG ACCGCTGATCTTACAAATGCAAATCTGGAGGGAGCCAATCTGGAAGGAGCCAATCTAAAG GGTGCAAAGTTGACCAATGCCAATTTAAAGGGTGCAAATCTTCAACGTGCTTATCTTCGTCATGTGAATCTTCGCGATACA CACTTGGAAGGTGCTAAACTAGACGGTGCTAATCTGCTTGGAGCAATTAGATGA